The Solanum stenotomum isolate F172 unplaced genomic scaffold, ASM1918654v1 scaffold21060, whole genome shotgun sequence genome includes a region encoding these proteins:
- the LOC125850932 gene encoding uncharacterized protein LOC125850932 isoform X2: MGNPMAQNLIKAGCDVTVWNRTKSKCEPLISLGVYANFGYAADLSLFVLAFRKCVFKLRLPNSEVDNGNFRVFSAHTNHPLRRLQHLVMSHFPCLQTPTVQSVFSLFKWETVTTNGHEFDTLLGKCCC; the protein is encoded by the exons ATGGGCAACCCAATGGCACAAAATCTCATAAAAGCAGG ATGTGATGTGACAGTTTGGAATAGGACCAAGAGCAAATGTGAACCCCTTATCTCCTTGGGTGTATATGCCAATTTTGGTTATGCTGCAGACTTAAGTTTGTTTGTGTTGGCCTTCAGGAAATGTGTGTTTAAACTTAGATTACCCAACAGTGAAGTAGACAATG GTAACTTCAGGGTCTTTTCTGCACATACAAATCATCCCCTGAGGAGATTGCAGCATCTTGTGATGTCACATTTCCCATGCTTACAGACCCCGACAGTGCAATCAGTTTTCAGTTTATTTAAGTGGGAAACTGTAACAACAAATGGCCATGAATTTGATACTCTACTTG GAAAATGTTGCTGCTGA
- the LOC125850932 gene encoding uncharacterized protein LOC125850932 isoform X1 gives MGNPMAQNLIKAGCDVTVWNRTKSKCEPLISLGVYANFGYAADLSLFVLAFRKCVFKLRLPNSEVDNGNFRVFSAHTNHPLRRLQHLVMSHFPCLQTPTVQSVFSLFKWETVTTNGHEFDTLLGEKNSFPFQLVFFCFTYCLHYYFLNEISFIELLLSLPFLLFLCYF, from the exons ATGGGCAACCCAATGGCACAAAATCTCATAAAAGCAGG ATGTGATGTGACAGTTTGGAATAGGACCAAGAGCAAATGTGAACCCCTTATCTCCTTGGGTGTATATGCCAATTTTGGTTATGCTGCAGACTTAAGTTTGTTTGTGTTGGCCTTCAGGAAATGTGTGTTTAAACTTAGATTACCCAACAGTGAAGTAGACAATG GTAACTTCAGGGTCTTTTCTGCACATACAAATCATCCCCTGAGGAGATTGCAGCATCTTGTGATGTCACATTTCCCATGCTTACAGACCCCGACAGTGCAATCAGTTTTCAGTTTATTTAAGTGGGAAACTGTAACAACAAATGGCCATGAATTTGATACTCTACTTGGTGAGAAAAAtagttttccttttcaattggTGTTTTTCTGCTTCACATATTGTCTTCATTATTACTTCCTAAATGAGATTAGCTtcattgaattattattatctcTACCATTTTTGCTTTTCCTTTGCTACTTTTGA
- the LOC125850932 gene encoding uncharacterized protein LOC125850932 isoform X3 codes for MGNPMAQNLIKAGCDVTVWNRTKSKCEPLISLGVYANFGYAADLSLFVLAFRKCVFKLRLPNSEVDNDPDSAISFQFI; via the exons ATGGGCAACCCAATGGCACAAAATCTCATAAAAGCAGG ATGTGATGTGACAGTTTGGAATAGGACCAAGAGCAAATGTGAACCCCTTATCTCCTTGGGTGTATATGCCAATTTTGGTTATGCTGCAGACTTAAGTTTGTTTGTGTTGGCCTTCAGGAAATGTGTGTTTAAACTTAGATTACCCAACAGTGAAGTAGACAATG ACCCCGACAGTGCAATCAGTTTTCAGTTTATTTAA